AGGAGGGTGGCGCAGCCCAGTTCGTAGAGCACGTGCGCGTGGACGTCGTGAGCCGGCGGTTCGCGCAGCGCGCGCTCCAGACACCGGCGGGCCGCGTCGGGGGCGCCGACGGCGAGGTGTTCACGGGCCGCCTCGCGCAACTGCTCGACGAGTTCCTCGTCGCCCTCCTCGTGGACCTGGAGGAGGTGCCGGGAGGCGGCCGCGAGACCCTTGCCCGCGTCCGTGACGACCTGGGCGGCGATGCCGTGCATCGCGGTGCGCAGACCTGCGGGGATGGAGTCGTAGACGGCTGAGGCGATCAGCGGGTGGACGAACTCCAGATCGCCGTCGCCCGCGGGGACCGCGCCGGGGACGGGTTCGGTGAGGATGCGGGCGTTGCGCAGCAGTTCGGCGCAGCGCACCGCTTCGGCGGGGCCGAGTCCGGCGAGCCGGGCCGCCTGGGTGATGGAGATGTCGGCGCCGAGGATCGCGGCGGCCATGGCGAACTTGGTGGCGTCGACGCCCAGTTTCTCCAGGCGGTCGACGAGGCCGCCGCCGCGGGCTGCGCGGTTCAGGGCGCGCAGCTCGCCCGCCGAGGACTCGCTCGCCTCCAGTTGCCTGTCGCGGACCTTGGCGAGGAGTTCGACGGTCTCGTAAGGGTTGCCGTCGGTGACGGCCCATACTTCGCGGCAGAACGCTGCGTCGGCGTGCGGGCCGAGGGTGACGCGGGTGAGGCCGGCGACGGCGGCCGGGGTCAGGGCGCTGAGGCTGGTGACGGCGCGGCCCGCGGCCTGGCCGATGGCGTCGAGGTGCCGGGCGGCGTCGCCCGTGACCTCGCCGGGCCTGCGGGCCACCACGACCAGGACGGACAGTTCGTCGAGGCGTTCGACGAAGGCGACGAGCCAGCGCAGGGTCTCCTGGTCGACCCAGTGCGCGTCGTCGATCAGCAGCACGAGCGGGTAGTCGCGCCTGGCCAGCCGGGTCACCGCGGCGACGAGGCCGTCGCACACGCCCTGCGGGTCGGCGTGGCCTTCACCGGGCTCCGCGATACCGAGGGCGGGGCCCGCGATGTCGTACCAGTCGCCGAGGTACTCGCGGGCCTCTTCGGGGTGCAGGGACAGCAGTGCGGGCTGGAGCAGCTGCCGCACCACGTTGAAGGGGACGGACCTCAGTGTCTCGCCGCCGCGGGCCGACCAGACCGTGCAGCCGCGGTTCTCGGCGATACGACGTGTCTCGGCCAATAACGCGGTCTTGCCGAACCCCGCCTCGCCCCGGAGCACCAGAAGGTGACCGGACGAGGAGTGGTCGGCGCAGAGCGTCTCCACCGCCTGCACGATGGCGGTGACCTCGTGCTCGCGCTCCCACAGGGAAGCCGAGGTGGCCGTCGCCGGCCTGACCTCCGTCATCCCGCTACCTCCCCAAGTCGCCCGAACGACGTACCGACGTCGAGCGTAGCCCTCCGAGGGGCCCGGCGGAGGGCTGTCCGGGCAGGTCCGCATCGACGAGTGAAGCGGGACGGCCCGGGCCGCCCCGGCGGGCCTGCGAAAGTGGCCCCTGACGTCAACGGCGAGTGACGGGACCCGAATTGACGTCGACTTCACGCCAGTCGGGGAACAGGACGCCCGCAACGGATCTCACCGAAGTGGCCTCCCTCTCATCCGGCTTTCACCGACGCCTCATACGGTGGGGACATGACGCAGGTGACTCCTCCCGGGTGGTATCCCGACCCGGGGCAGACAAGTGACGGTCCCGCCACCGAACGCTGGTGGGACGGCAGGGCATGGACGGACCGGACCCGCGCCGCGGGCTCGGCCGCCGTATGGGGTCCGCCGGCGCAGACGCCGGCGGACGGCGCGTACCCGGCGTACCCGCAGCAACCCGGGTATCCGGGGTACCAGCCCGCGCCGGCGGGCACGGGCCGGCACGGCGGACTGCGGACCGGCATAGCCGTCGCCGCGGCCGTCGCGGTCCTCGCCGGCATCGGGGTGGGCGTGTACGCGCTGGGCAGGGACGACGGCTCGGGCAGCGGCACGGCGCAGGGGCCGGGCGGACAGGGCCGGCCCGGCGGCACCGGTGGACAGGGCGGGCCCTTCGGCGACTCGGGGGGCTCCGGCGGTTCGGGGGGCTCGGGCGGGGCTTCGCCTTCCCCCGAGGGCTCCGAGCCGCCGAAGATCAAGAGCGGTTCGGTGACCGACGCGCTCAACGGGATCAGCATCCCGATCCCGGCCGGCTGGACCGGCCAGGAGATGAACGTGGGCGCGCAGGTAACCTCCGACTCCTCCTACAAGTGCCCGGGCGACACTTCCAAGACCTGCACCAAGGGGGGCGTGTACTCGGCGCCCGCGGAGGTGCTGAAGGCCAAGGGCGCCACGGCCGAGGAGGTCGCCAAGGCGGACATCGCGGCCAACGCCGAGGAGTCCTACGGCGGTACGACGTACGGCGCGATCACCTCGCACCAGGTGCTCGCCTCCCAGGCGGTGACGGTGGCCGGACAGAAGGGGTATCTGGTGCGCTGGAAGGCGGTCACGAGCAAGGGCGCGGACGGCTTTGTCGAGTCGCTGGCGTTCCCGGCGCCCGCGGACGGCAAGCGGCTGGTGGTCCTCCGCTTCGGCCTCGACGCCGATCAGAGCGTGTCGGTCCTCGACACGATCACCAAGGGCATCAAGGTGTCGACGGGCGGCGGCAGCGGAACGGACGTCTGACACGGTCGGCCGGGTGGTGCGCCCCTCCGCTCGAGAGGCGCACCACCCGGCCGGGTGGTGCGCGCCGCCCCCGTCCCCACGGTGCGGCGCGAGACAGGTCGCCGTCCAGTCATCCCGTGGACGGCGGCCTGAGTCATGTGCTGATCGCTGTGCCGGTCTCTTCGCCGGTCCTCCGCCGGCCCCTACGTGAGGCCGAGCGCCGGCAGTACGGCGGCCTCCACGAAGCGGACCAGGTACGCCTGGTCGGCGTACTCCCCGTCGACGACGGGACGGGCGCGGATCACTCCGAACATCTGGGCCGGGATGTACTCGAGCGCCGGGTGGTCGGCGGCGACCTCGCCGCGTTCGACCCCGCGCCGCAGGATCTCCCGCAGCGCCTCGATCTCGGGGGCGACGATCGCCTCCCGCAGCGCTCGCGCGAGGTCCTCGTGACCGGTGACGGCGTGACCGAGGGCCTGGAGCAGCTTGGTGTCGTTGGTGGACCAGCGGCCGGTGGCCCGGGCGGCCTCGCGCAGGTCCTCGGCGAGCGAGCCGGTGTCGATGCCGGTGAGCCTGGCCTCCCGGCGGGAGCGCAGGGCGGCCACCACGAACTGCGGCTTGGTCTTCCACTGCCGGTACAGCGTGGACTTGCTGCACCGCGTGCTGGCGGCGATGCCCTCCATG
This Streptomyces sp. NBC_00377 DNA region includes the following protein-coding sequences:
- a CDS encoding ATP-binding protein translates to MTEVRPATATSASLWEREHEVTAIVQAVETLCADHSSSGHLLVLRGEAGFGKTALLAETRRIAENRGCTVWSARGGETLRSVPFNVVRQLLQPALLSLHPEEAREYLGDWYDIAGPALGIAEPGEGHADPQGVCDGLVAAVTRLARRDYPLVLLIDDAHWVDQETLRWLVAFVERLDELSVLVVVARRPGEVTGDAARHLDAIGQAAGRAVTSLSALTPAAVAGLTRVTLGPHADAAFCREVWAVTDGNPYETVELLAKVRDRQLEASESSAGELRALNRAARGGGLVDRLEKLGVDATKFAMAAAILGADISITQAARLAGLGPAEAVRCAELLRNARILTEPVPGAVPAGDGDLEFVHPLIASAVYDSIPAGLRTAMHGIAAQVVTDAGKGLAAASRHLLQVHEEGDEELVEQLREAAREHLAVGAPDAARRCLERALREPPAHDVHAHVLYELGCATLLTAPARTIDHLRTALALPGLDGPERVDAVYRLSQALLHNDQLEEAVRTVEAEAARHAPGPARLRLQAVQFMWEGVHAGESITPRRSEKLAQLASTCTGRDNAERALLILRGFDAMTHGENAEEVVEFCDRALVNGGLAPGLGWTDQEWGIELLMMLASSYAYTDRLDRADALFNEALRAYVSAGWSGGHLALAHAYLGLGLRRRGRLKEAEKSLRESLRIAERVGRGLPLYWSATCNLIDTLLVRGHVAEAWEAAEQYGFAPPYPSTIVLPDPRSVRGRLLLAVGRVKDGINELEAAEKAAAVRGHLNPVMVPWAVDLARALATEDPARANRLVSEARRQAERFGTDTAIGEALRCAAALETGQRAVRLAQQAVTLLESSPCQYEHAAARVEYGILSRSVSELGRGLTLARSCGADGLADRAQQALQGLGSPQVGLVPGQTRR
- a CDS encoding DUF2510 domain-containing protein, whose protein sequence is MTQVTPPGWYPDPGQTSDGPATERWWDGRAWTDRTRAAGSAAVWGPPAQTPADGAYPAYPQQPGYPGYQPAPAGTGRHGGLRTGIAVAAAVAVLAGIGVGVYALGRDDGSGSGTAQGPGGQGRPGGTGGQGGPFGDSGGSGGSGGSGGASPSPEGSEPPKIKSGSVTDALNGISIPIPAGWTGQEMNVGAQVTSDSSYKCPGDTSKTCTKGGVYSAPAEVLKAKGATAEEVAKADIAANAEESYGGTTYGAITSHQVLASQAVTVAGQKGYLVRWKAVTSKGADGFVESLAFPAPADGKRLVVLRFGLDADQSVSVLDTITKGIKVSTGGGSGTDV
- a CDS encoding TetR/AcrR family transcriptional regulator, whose translation is MTSQAADGPESVAATSRSKLTPEREQEFFDAVLDQVRECGYEAVTMEGIAASTRCSKSTLYRQWKTKPQFVVAALRSRREARLTGIDTGSLAEDLREAARATGRWSTNDTKLLQALGHAVTGHEDLARALREAIVAPEIEALREILRRGVERGEVAADHPALEYIPAQMFGVIRARPVVDGEYADQAYLVRFVEAAVLPALGLT